The proteins below come from a single Mycolicibacterium sp. TY81 genomic window:
- a CDS encoding DUF1707 domain-containing protein codes for MATAATRAKDSDRNDTCQILDTALADGQLSAEEHRQRVAAATRAVTLGELRSLVTDLQTANSSVKLPPLKTGAGRAVRSTGWGILAAGAAVMLVVGIAIGWGFYAAPGQSPLTAAEDPGAKPDGVAPVVLTPPRQLQSLGGLTGLFTQMKKKFGDTTGYELTIYPDYAILERPDPGEPRRVLRYDYRGGWDDPDTTSVSSDERVVDLGKFNFEKITGILHGAPETLGIKRNEINTVYLIFKASKDTTAPPDTVAISIYVSGKFNNSGYIELDPEGNTKRINYPS; via the coding sequence GTGGCCACCGCAGCGACCCGGGCGAAAGACAGCGACCGCAACGACACCTGCCAGATTCTCGACACGGCACTGGCCGACGGCCAGCTGTCCGCCGAGGAGCACCGACAGCGCGTCGCGGCAGCGACCCGGGCCGTCACCCTCGGCGAACTGCGGTCGCTGGTAACCGATCTGCAGACCGCGAACTCGTCGGTGAAGCTGCCGCCGTTGAAGACCGGTGCGGGCCGCGCGGTGCGGTCGACCGGCTGGGGCATCCTGGCCGCCGGCGCCGCGGTGATGCTCGTGGTCGGTATCGCCATCGGCTGGGGCTTCTACGCCGCGCCGGGCCAGTCCCCGCTGACCGCCGCCGAAGACCCGGGCGCCAAGCCCGACGGCGTCGCTCCCGTGGTGCTCACCCCGCCGCGCCAACTGCAGTCGCTCGGCGGGCTGACCGGGCTGTTCACCCAGATGAAGAAGAAGTTCGGCGACACCACCGGCTATGAACTGACCATCTACCCGGACTACGCGATCCTCGAGCGCCCCGACCCGGGCGAACCCCGCAGGGTGCTGCGGTACGACTATCGCGGCGGCTGGGACGACCCCGACACCACGTCGGTGAGCAGTGACGAACGCGTCGTCGACCTCGGAAAGTTCAACTTCGAGAAGATCACCGGAATCCTGCACGGCGCGCCAGAGACGCTCGGCATCAAGCGCAACGAGATCAACACCGTCTACCTGATCTTCAAGGCCAGCAAGGACACCACCGCCCCGCCGGACACCGTCGCGATCTCGATCTATGTGTCCGGGAAGTTCAACAACAGCGGCTACATCGAACTGGATCCCGAAGGCAACACAAAGCGCATCAACTACCCCAGCTGA
- a CDS encoding alpha/beta fold hydrolase — MSEDVAQEISDDDLLTLDEFALLPENAEQIGADGPLPTVSRLDDGPISMLKWGVAAPEVVFLHGGGQNAHTWDTVILGLGVPALAIDLPGHGRSAWREDGDYGPKLNAETLRPVLRAHAPDARLVVGMSLGGLTALRIAATEPALVPELVLVDVTPSAPERHEQMTQAQLGAVALVKGDRSFPSFQAMLDVTVAASPHRSRNSLRRGVFHNAKQLDDGTWTWRYDAIRVGDGFAGLWDDVPSITMPTTLVRGAKSYFVHDDDAAAFAAGAPGFRQTHVVADSGHSVQGDQPAALVEILRGVLGG, encoded by the coding sequence GTGTCCGAAGACGTGGCACAGGAGATTTCTGACGACGACCTGCTGACGCTCGACGAGTTCGCGCTGCTGCCCGAGAACGCCGAGCAGATCGGTGCCGACGGTCCGCTACCAACGGTGTCGCGCCTCGACGACGGCCCGATCAGCATGCTGAAGTGGGGCGTCGCGGCACCTGAGGTGGTGTTCCTGCACGGCGGCGGGCAGAACGCGCACACCTGGGACACCGTGATCCTGGGTCTCGGGGTGCCGGCGCTGGCCATCGATCTGCCCGGGCACGGGCGGTCGGCATGGCGCGAGGACGGGGACTACGGGCCCAAGCTCAACGCGGAGACGCTGCGACCGGTGCTGCGGGCCCACGCGCCCGATGCCCGGCTGGTGGTCGGCATGTCACTCGGCGGGCTGACGGCGCTGCGGATCGCGGCAACCGAGCCGGCCCTGGTGCCCGAGCTGGTGCTGGTCGACGTCACGCCGTCGGCGCCGGAGCGCCACGAGCAGATGACGCAGGCGCAACTGGGCGCCGTCGCGCTGGTGAAGGGTGACCGGAGCTTCCCCAGTTTCCAGGCGATGCTCGACGTGACTGTCGCGGCGTCACCGCACCGCAGCCGGAACTCGTTGCGGCGCGGTGTGTTTCACAATGCCAAGCAGCTCGACGACGGTACCTGGACGTGGCGGTACGACGCGATCCGCGTCGGCGACGGTTTCGCCGGGCTGTGGGACGACGTCCCGTCGATCACCATGCCGACCACGCTGGTGCGCGGCGCCAAGTCGTACTTCGTCCACGACGACGATGCCGCGGCCTTCGCCGCCGGCGCGCCGGGTTTCCGGCAGACCCATGTGGTGGCCGATTCCGGGCATTCCGTGCAGGGCGATCAGCCGGCCGCGCTCGTCGAGATCCTGCGGGGCGTTCTCGGCGGTTAG
- a CDS encoding ABC transporter substrate-binding protein/permease: MTSFLRATVAILVALLVGSLSVGVPARATTDQCAPPGVQSASALPTNLATAAQGDGTDKYTTPGTQPLSTVRPETLGLGTPGVLTVGTLSDAPPSICINSSGQFTGFDNELLRAIAEKIGLRVNFVGTDFAGLLTQVASRRFDVGSSSITTTDARRRTVGFTNGYDFGYFSLVVPTGSAISGFGALKAGQRIGVVQGTVQEAYVVDTLHLEPVKFPDYATVYANIKTRQIDAWVAPSQQASGTVQPGDPARIVENTFSLDNFVAYAVAKENKPLIDALNAGLDAVIADGTWARLYADWVPRALPPGWKPGSKAAPVPQLPDFNAIAASHASAAPSAGPAPKSTLSQLKDAFGDWNLYRQAIPDLFKTGLPNTLILTISASVIGLIIGMALAIAGISRSRWLRWPARVYTDIFRGLPEVVIILVIGLGIGPVVGSLTGNNPYPLGIAALGLMAGAYIGEILRSGIQSVDAGQLEASRALGFGYPASMRLVVVPQGVRRVLPALMNQFISLLKASSLVYFLGLIASQRELFQVGRDLNAQTGNLSPLVAAGLFYLALTVPLTHLVNYIDRRLSKGKPVAAEVATQEII; encoded by the coding sequence GTGACCTCTTTCCTGCGTGCGACGGTAGCGATACTGGTGGCACTCCTGGTCGGCTCGCTGAGCGTGGGCGTCCCGGCCCGCGCCACCACCGACCAGTGCGCGCCACCCGGCGTGCAGAGCGCCAGCGCCCTGCCCACCAACCTGGCCACCGCCGCCCAAGGCGACGGCACCGACAAATACACGACACCCGGTACCCAGCCGCTTTCAACGGTGCGGCCGGAGACCCTGGGTCTGGGCACGCCGGGAGTGCTGACCGTCGGCACGCTGTCGGATGCCCCGCCGAGCATCTGTATCAACTCCAGCGGCCAGTTCACCGGATTCGACAACGAGCTGCTGCGGGCCATCGCCGAGAAGATCGGCCTGCGCGTCAACTTCGTCGGCACCGACTTCGCCGGCCTGCTGACCCAGGTCGCGTCCCGGCGCTTCGACGTCGGCTCGTCATCGATCACCACCACCGACGCCCGGCGGCGCACCGTCGGATTCACCAATGGCTATGACTTCGGCTACTTTTCGCTCGTCGTGCCGACCGGATCGGCCATCAGCGGCTTCGGCGCCCTGAAGGCCGGACAGCGCATCGGCGTCGTGCAGGGCACCGTGCAGGAGGCCTACGTCGTCGACACCCTGCACCTGGAACCGGTGAAGTTCCCGGACTACGCCACGGTGTACGCCAACATCAAGACCCGGCAGATCGACGCCTGGGTGGCGCCGTCGCAGCAGGCCTCCGGCACCGTGCAACCGGGCGATCCCGCGCGCATCGTCGAAAACACCTTCAGCCTGGACAATTTCGTCGCCTACGCGGTCGCCAAAGAGAACAAGCCGCTGATCGACGCGCTCAACGCGGGCCTCGACGCGGTGATCGCCGACGGCACCTGGGCGCGGCTCTACGCCGACTGGGTCCCCCGGGCGCTGCCACCGGGCTGGAAGCCCGGATCGAAAGCCGCACCGGTGCCGCAGCTGCCCGACTTCAACGCCATCGCCGCATCGCACGCGTCAGCGGCACCGTCGGCCGGTCCGGCGCCGAAATCGACACTGTCCCAACTGAAAGACGCGTTCGGAGACTGGAATCTGTACCGGCAGGCCATCCCCGACCTGTTCAAGACCGGCCTGCCGAACACGCTGATCCTGACGATCAGCGCCAGCGTCATCGGTCTGATCATCGGCATGGCGCTGGCCATCGCCGGCATCTCCCGGTCCCGCTGGCTGCGCTGGCCGGCCCGGGTCTACACCGACATCTTCCGCGGCCTGCCCGAAGTCGTGATCATCCTGGTGATCGGCTTGGGCATCGGGCCGGTCGTCGGCTCGCTGACGGGAAACAACCCGTACCCCTTGGGAATTGCCGCGCTGGGCCTGATGGCGGGCGCCTACATCGGTGAGATCCTGCGCTCCGGCATTCAGAGTGTGGACGCCGGCCAACTCGAAGCCTCGCGCGCGCTGGGCTTCGGCTATCCGGCGTCGATGCGCCTGGTGGTGGTGCCGCAGGGCGTGCGACGGGTGCTGCCGGCGCTGATGAACCAGTTCATCTCGCTGCTCAAGGCGTCGTCGCTGGTGTACTTCCTCGGGTTGATCGCCAGCCAACGGGAACTTTTCCAAGTCGGCCGCGACCTCAACGCACAGACCGGGAACCTGTCGCCGCTGGTCGCCGCCGGGCTGTTCTATCTGGCCCTGACCGTTCCGCTGACCCATCTGGTCAACTACATCGACCGACGACTCAGCAAGGGCAAGCCAGTCGCCGCCGAAGTCGCGACCCAGGAGATCATATGA
- a CDS encoding PadR family transcriptional regulator: protein MLELAILGLLLESPMHGYELRKRLTGLLGAFRAFSYGSLYPALRRMQADGLIVEDAAPLGSTKVRRARRVYQLTDAGKQRFTELVADTGPQNYTDDGFGVHLAFFNRTPAEARMRILEGRRRQVEERREGLREAIARASSSLDRYTRQLHQLGLESSEREVKWLNELIAAERVATAGPTVPPSQGHADQT, encoded by the coding sequence GTGCTGGAGCTGGCCATCCTGGGGCTTCTGCTGGAGTCCCCTATGCACGGCTATGAGCTGCGCAAACGGCTGACCGGACTGCTCGGCGCGTTCCGGGCGTTCTCCTACGGCTCGTTGTACCCGGCGCTGCGTCGCATGCAGGCCGACGGTCTGATCGTCGAAGACGCGGCACCGCTCGGTTCGACGAAGGTGCGTCGCGCGCGCCGCGTCTACCAACTCACCGACGCCGGCAAGCAACGGTTCACCGAACTCGTCGCCGACACCGGCCCCCAGAACTACACCGATGACGGATTCGGTGTGCACTTGGCGTTCTTCAACCGGACTCCCGCCGAGGCCAGGATGCGAATCCTGGAAGGTCGGCGCCGTCAGGTCGAAGAACGTCGCGAAGGTCTGCGCGAGGCGATCGCACGGGCCAGCAGTTCACTCGACCGCTATACCCGGCAGCTGCATCAGCTCGGGCTCGAGTCCAGTGAGCGCGAAGTGAAATGGCTCAACGAGCTGATTGCTGCCGAGCGCGTGGCAACTGCCGGACCGACGGTGCCGCCGTCACAAGGCCACGCCGACCAAACCTGA
- a CDS encoding amylo-alpha-1,6-glucosidase, which yields MPPDHSFAPTQLSARAAYLLRGNDLGVMTTAAPLLYPHMWSWDAAFVSIGLASLTVERAVVELDTLLSAQWANGMIPHIVFANGVDGYFPGPARWETSSLAVNAPRNRDTSGITQPPVHAIAVQRILDHARTRGRSTRVVAEAFLDRRWDDLVRWHRWLAEARDPQEHGRVTLYHGWESGMDNSPRWDSAYANVVPGAVPEYQREDNAIITDTSQRPSDVEYDRYLWLLEEMKSVRYDDALLPKVLSFQVEDVFVSAILSVACTVLAEIGEDYKRPNSDVRELYSWAERFRQGVVATTDERTGAARDFDLRAGKWIPSETVAQFAPLLCGGLPHDRERALLRLLEGPRFCAHPDLKYPLIPSTSPVSRDFRPREYWRGPVWPVMTWLFSWCFARRGWSERASILRREGLRQASDGTFAEYYEPFTGEPLGSMQQSWTAAAVLDWLG from the coding sequence ATGCCACCCGACCACAGCTTCGCGCCCACCCAGCTCTCGGCCCGCGCCGCCTACCTGCTGCGCGGTAATGACCTGGGCGTCATGACGACGGCCGCGCCGTTGCTGTATCCGCACATGTGGAGCTGGGATGCCGCGTTCGTATCGATCGGCCTGGCGTCGCTGACGGTCGAGCGTGCCGTGGTCGAGCTGGATACGCTCCTGTCGGCGCAGTGGGCCAACGGCATGATCCCGCACATCGTGTTCGCCAACGGCGTCGACGGCTATTTCCCGGGGCCGGCCCGGTGGGAGACGTCGAGCCTGGCCGTCAACGCGCCGCGCAACCGGGACACCTCCGGTATCACCCAGCCGCCAGTGCATGCCATTGCGGTGCAACGGATTCTGGACCACGCCCGTACCCGCGGGCGCTCGACCCGGGTGGTCGCCGAGGCCTTCCTGGATCGCCGGTGGGACGACCTGGTGCGCTGGCACCGCTGGCTGGCCGAGGCCCGCGACCCGCAGGAGCACGGCCGGGTGACGCTGTACCACGGCTGGGAGTCCGGCATGGACAACTCACCGCGCTGGGACAGCGCGTACGCCAACGTGGTTCCGGGTGCGGTGCCCGAGTACCAGCGCGAGGACAACGCGATCATCACCGACACCAGCCAGCGGCCGTCCGATGTCGAGTACGACCGCTACCTGTGGCTGCTGGAGGAGATGAAGTCCGTCCGGTACGACGACGCGCTGCTGCCGAAGGTGCTGAGCTTCCAGGTCGAGGACGTGTTCGTCTCGGCCATCCTGTCGGTGGCGTGCACGGTGCTGGCCGAGATCGGCGAGGACTACAAGCGGCCGAATTCCGATGTGCGCGAACTCTATTCGTGGGCCGAGCGGTTCCGGCAAGGCGTGGTGGCGACCACCGACGAGCGCACCGGCGCGGCGCGGGACTTCGATCTGCGGGCCGGCAAGTGGATTCCGAGTGAGACCGTGGCGCAGTTCGCGCCGCTGCTCTGCGGCGGTCTGCCGCACGACCGCGAACGGGCGCTGCTGCGCCTGCTGGAGGGACCGCGGTTCTGCGCCCACCCGGACCTCAAGTACCCGCTGATCCCGTCGACGTCACCGGTGTCCCGTGACTTCCGGCCGCGCGAATACTGGCGCGGCCCGGTGTGGCCGGTGATGACGTGGCTGTTCTCGTGGTGTTTCGCCCGCCGCGGCTGGTCCGAGCGCGCGTCGATTCTGCGCCGGGAAGGCTTGCGGCAGGCCAGCGACGGCACATTCGCCGAATACTACGAACCCTTCACCGGGGAACCGCTCGGCAGCATGCAGCAGTCGTGGACCGCCGCTGCCGTACTCGACTGGCTGGGCTGA
- a CDS encoding amino acid ABC transporter ATP-binding protein — protein sequence MTAPQAVSLAANDIHLSFDANTVLRGVDLDVPAGTTTAVIGPSGSGKSTLLRTLNRLYEPDRGDILLDGRSVLKDNPDQLRQRIGMVFQHFNLFPHRTVLENVTLGPRKLKGLDGAAARELGLQLLDRVGLKHKADVRPATLSGGQQQRVAIARALAMSPQVMFFDEATSALDPELVKGILALISELGADGMTMVVVTHEMGFARSAADSVVFMDSGRVVETGTPEQIFESAETQRLRQFLAQVV from the coding sequence ATGACCGCGCCGCAGGCAGTTTCCTTGGCCGCCAACGATATTCACCTGTCGTTCGATGCCAACACGGTGTTGCGCGGCGTCGACCTGGACGTCCCCGCCGGCACCACGACGGCGGTTATCGGGCCGTCGGGTTCGGGCAAGTCGACGCTGCTGCGCACCCTGAACCGGCTGTACGAGCCGGACCGTGGCGACATCCTGCTCGACGGCCGGTCGGTCCTGAAGGACAACCCCGATCAGCTGCGTCAGCGGATCGGGATGGTCTTCCAGCATTTCAACCTGTTCCCGCACCGGACGGTGCTGGAGAACGTCACGCTGGGGCCCCGGAAATTGAAGGGTCTGGACGGCGCCGCGGCCCGTGAACTCGGGCTGCAACTGCTGGACCGTGTCGGGCTCAAACACAAGGCCGACGTGCGCCCGGCAACCCTTTCCGGTGGGCAACAGCAACGTGTCGCGATCGCCCGCGCCCTGGCCATGAGCCCCCAGGTGATGTTCTTCGACGAGGCCACTTCGGCGCTGGATCCCGAACTGGTCAAGGGCATCCTGGCGCTCATCAGCGAACTCGGAGCAGACGGCATGACCATGGTGGTGGTGACCCACGAGATGGGTTTCGCCCGGTCAGCGGCAGATTCGGTGGTGTTCATGGATAGCGGCCGAGTGGTCGAGACCGGAACGCCCGAGCAGATTTTCGAATCCGCGGAAACTCAACGTTTACGTCAATTTCTGGCGCAGGTTGTCTAA
- a CDS encoding MarR family winged helix-turn-helix transcriptional regulator produces MSSTEPQVADLAGELQQVLSKLFNVMRRRVEIPKDAEAGADLTLAQLSILLTLLDRGPIRMTELAAHERVRTPTTTVAIRRLEKLGLVKRSRDPSDLRAVLVNVTPRGLVQHREALEARRKVLIAMMANLTPEDIDHIAKALGPLEKLATSNDD; encoded by the coding sequence ATGTCGTCGACGGAACCGCAGGTCGCGGACCTCGCAGGTGAACTGCAGCAGGTCCTCTCCAAGCTGTTCAACGTGATGCGCCGACGCGTCGAGATCCCGAAGGACGCCGAAGCCGGCGCCGATCTGACCCTGGCGCAGCTGTCCATCCTGCTGACGCTGCTGGATCGCGGACCCATCCGGATGACCGAGTTGGCCGCCCACGAACGCGTCCGGACCCCCACCACAACGGTGGCGATCCGGCGATTGGAGAAGCTGGGTCTGGTCAAGCGGTCGCGTGACCCATCCGACCTACGCGCCGTGCTGGTCAACGTCACGCCGCGCGGACTCGTGCAGCACCGGGAGGCCCTCGAGGCCCGCCGGAAGGTGCTGATCGCGATGATGGCCAACCTGACGCCCGAGGACATCGACCACATCGCCAAGGCCCTCGGGCCGCTGGAGAAGCTGGCCACCAGCAACGACGACTAG
- a CDS encoding LLM class F420-dependent oxidoreductase: MTLPIRIGVQLQPQHATNYGFIRDAVRRAEDLGVDVAFNWDHFFPLYGDPDGAHYECWTMLGAWAEQTSRIEIGALVTCNSYRNPELLADMARTVDNISDGRLILGIGSGWKEKDYDEYGYEFGTAGSRLDDLAAAMPRIISRLGKLNPQPVREIPILIGGQGERKTLRLVAQYAQMWHSFTTAAAFPEKAAVLDRHCADVGRDPSTIARSAGVDNSGDGLIANAEALTALGVSLLTVGVNGPDYDLTDAETLCRWRDSQ; encoded by the coding sequence ATGACCCTTCCCATTCGCATCGGGGTTCAACTGCAGCCCCAGCACGCCACCAACTACGGCTTCATCCGCGACGCCGTCCGCCGCGCCGAGGACCTCGGCGTCGACGTCGCCTTCAACTGGGACCACTTCTTCCCGTTGTACGGCGACCCCGACGGCGCCCACTACGAATGCTGGACCATGCTGGGCGCCTGGGCCGAGCAGACCTCGCGCATCGAGATCGGCGCGCTGGTCACCTGTAACTCCTACCGCAATCCGGAGCTGCTGGCCGACATGGCGCGGACCGTCGACAACATCTCCGACGGGCGGCTGATCCTGGGCATCGGATCGGGCTGGAAAGAGAAGGACTACGACGAGTACGGCTACGAATTCGGCACGGCCGGAAGCAGACTCGACGACCTCGCGGCGGCCATGCCGCGGATCATCTCGCGGCTGGGCAAGCTGAACCCGCAGCCGGTGCGCGAGATCCCGATCCTGATCGGCGGGCAGGGCGAGCGCAAGACGCTGCGGCTCGTCGCGCAGTACGCGCAGATGTGGCACAGCTTCACCACGGCAGCGGCCTTTCCGGAGAAGGCCGCGGTCCTCGACCGGCACTGCGCCGACGTCGGCCGCGATCCGAGCACCATCGCCCGGTCGGCGGGCGTCGACAACAGCGGCGACGGCCTGATCGCCAACGCCGAAGCCCTTACCGCGCTGGGTGTTTCACTGCTGACCGTGGGCGTCAACGGGCCCGACTACGACCTGACCGACGCCGAGACGCTGTGCCGGTGGCGCGACAGCCAGTAG
- the ahpF gene encoding alkyl hydroperoxide reductase subunit F yields MLDTSLAGQLKSLLERLTVPIELVSSLDDGPKSAELAELLTEIAAMSDKITYTRTDDDARRPSFAIRRTGIDVEVRFAGIPLGHEFSSLALALLQVGGYPSKEAPELLEQVRNLDADLHFETYFSLSCQNCPDVVQALNLMAILNPRISHVAIDGALFKDEVEQRKVLAVPTVFLNGEVFDSGRMTLEQIIGKVDTGAAQRTAEAIAEKDPFDVLVVGGGPAGAAAAIYAARKGIRTGVVAERFGGQVLDTMAIENYISVPHTEGPKYAAALEAHVGEYDVDVMKTQRGAKLLPALDEGGLVEISLESGASLTARTVILATGARWRAMDVPGEAEYRNKGVTYCPHCDGPLFKGKRVAVVGGGNSGVEAAIDLAGVVSHVTLIEFDSVLRADEVLQRKLRSLPNVDILLSTLTTEVLGDGDQVTGLTYQDRTTGESHQLDLQGVFVQIGLLPNTEWLEGSVELSKRGEIVIDERGQTSVPGVFAAGDCTTVPFKQIVIAAGAGATAALSAFDHLIRTTAPVGS; encoded by the coding sequence ATGCTCGACACCTCACTCGCCGGCCAATTGAAGTCCCTGCTGGAGCGGCTGACCGTGCCGATCGAGCTGGTGTCCTCCCTCGATGACGGGCCCAAGTCCGCCGAGCTCGCCGAACTGCTCACCGAGATCGCGGCGATGTCGGACAAGATCACCTACACGCGCACCGACGACGACGCCCGTCGGCCGTCGTTCGCCATCCGCCGCACCGGCATCGACGTCGAGGTCCGGTTCGCCGGCATCCCCCTCGGCCACGAGTTCTCCTCGCTGGCCCTGGCGCTGCTGCAGGTCGGCGGCTACCCGTCGAAGGAAGCCCCCGAACTGCTCGAGCAGGTCCGCAACCTCGACGCCGACCTGCACTTCGAGACCTACTTCTCGCTGTCCTGCCAGAACTGCCCCGACGTGGTGCAGGCCCTGAACCTGATGGCGATCCTCAACCCGCGCATCAGCCACGTCGCCATCGACGGCGCGCTGTTCAAGGACGAGGTCGAACAGCGCAAGGTGCTGGCCGTTCCCACCGTCTTCCTCAACGGTGAGGTTTTCGACTCGGGCCGCATGACGCTCGAGCAGATCATCGGCAAGGTCGACACCGGTGCCGCGCAGCGCACAGCCGAGGCGATCGCCGAGAAGGACCCCTTCGACGTACTGGTGGTGGGCGGTGGACCCGCAGGCGCCGCCGCGGCAATCTACGCCGCCCGCAAGGGAATTCGCACCGGCGTGGTCGCCGAACGGTTCGGCGGTCAGGTGCTCGACACCATGGCCATCGAGAACTACATCTCCGTCCCGCACACCGAGGGGCCGAAGTACGCCGCCGCGCTCGAAGCCCATGTCGGCGAGTACGACGTCGACGTCATGAAGACCCAGCGCGGCGCGAAGCTGCTGCCCGCGCTCGATGAGGGCGGCCTCGTCGAGATCTCGCTGGAGAGCGGCGCCTCGCTGACGGCCCGCACCGTCATCCTGGCCACCGGCGCCCGCTGGCGCGCGATGGACGTGCCCGGTGAGGCCGAGTACCGCAACAAGGGCGTCACCTACTGCCCGCACTGCGACGGACCGCTGTTCAAGGGCAAGCGCGTCGCCGTGGTCGGCGGCGGCAACTCCGGCGTGGAGGCCGCCATCGATCTCGCCGGCGTCGTCTCGCACGTGACGCTCATCGAGTTCGATTCGGTGCTGCGCGCCGACGAGGTGCTGCAGCGCAAGCTGCGCAGCCTGCCGAACGTCGACATCCTGCTGAGCACGCTGACCACCGAGGTCCTCGGCGACGGCGACCAGGTGACCGGCCTGACCTACCAGGACCGCACCACCGGCGAGTCGCACCAGCTCGACCTGCAGGGCGTCTTCGTCCAGATCGGCCTGCTGCCCAACACCGAGTGGCTCGAGGGCAGCGTCGAGCTGTCCAAGCGCGGCGAGATCGTCATCGACGAGCGCGGCCAGACGTCGGTTCCCGGAGTGTTCGCCGCCGGTGACTGCACGACGGTGCCGTTCAAGCAGATCGTCATCGCCGCCGGCGCCGGTGCCACCGCAGCCCTGTCGGCGTTCGATCACCTGATCCGCACCACCGCCCCGGTCGGTAGCTGA
- a CDS encoding inositol-3-phosphate synthase — MSESNEVRVAIVGVGNCAASLVQGVQYYQDADESSTVPGLMHVKFGQYHVRDVKFVAAFDVDAKKVGFDLSEAIGASENNTIKIADVPPTDVIVQRGPTLDGIGKYYADTIEVSDAEPVDVVKALKDAKVDVLVSYLPVGSEEADKFYAQCAIDAKVAFVNALPVFIASDPVWAKKFEDAGVPIVGDDIKSQVGATITHRVMAKLFEDRGVTLDRTYQLNVGGNMDFKNMLERERLESKKVSKTQAVTSNLTGSLADKVYDKNVHIGPSDYVAWLDDRKWAYVRLEGRAFGDVPLNLEYKLEVWDSPNSAGIIIDAVRAAKIAKDRGLGGPILPASAYLMKSPPVQVADDLARAQLETFIEG; from the coding sequence ATGTCTGAGTCGAACGAGGTTCGCGTCGCAATCGTCGGCGTAGGCAACTGCGCGGCGTCGCTCGTCCAGGGCGTGCAGTACTACCAGGACGCCGACGAGAGTTCGACAGTCCCGGGCCTGATGCACGTCAAGTTCGGGCAGTACCACGTGCGCGACGTGAAGTTCGTCGCCGCGTTCGACGTGGACGCCAAGAAGGTCGGCTTCGACCTCTCCGAGGCCATCGGCGCCTCCGAGAACAACACCATCAAGATCGCCGACGTGCCGCCGACCGACGTCATCGTGCAGCGCGGCCCGACCCTGGACGGCATCGGCAAGTACTACGCCGACACCATCGAGGTTTCCGACGCCGAGCCCGTCGACGTCGTCAAGGCTCTCAAGGACGCGAAGGTCGACGTCCTGGTCTCCTACCTGCCCGTCGGCTCCGAAGAGGCCGACAAGTTCTACGCCCAGTGCGCCATCGACGCCAAGGTCGCGTTCGTCAACGCCCTGCCCGTGTTCATCGCGTCGGACCCGGTGTGGGCCAAGAAGTTCGAGGACGCCGGCGTGCCGATCGTCGGTGACGACATCAAGAGCCAGGTCGGCGCCACCATCACCCACCGCGTGATGGCCAAGCTGTTCGAGGACCGCGGCGTCACGCTGGACCGCACCTACCAGCTGAACGTCGGCGGCAACATGGACTTCAAGAACATGCTCGAGCGCGAGCGCCTGGAGTCCAAGAAGGTCTCGAAGACGCAGGCCGTCACCTCGAACCTGACCGGCTCGCTGGCCGACAAGGTCTACGACAAGAACGTGCACATCGGCCCGTCGGACTACGTCGCGTGGCTCGACGACCGCAAGTGGGCGTACGTGCGCCTCGAGGGCCGCGCTTTCGGTGACGTGCCGCTGAACCTGGAGTACAAGCTCGAGGTGTGGGACTCCCCCAACTCGGCCGGCATCATCATCGACGCCGTGCGCGCCGCCAAGATCGCCAAGGACCGCGGCCTCGGTGGCCCGATCCTGCCGGCCTCGGCCTACCTGATGAAGAGCCCGCCGGTGCAGGTCGCCGACGACCTCGCCCGCGCGCAGCTGGAAACCTTCATCGAGGGCTAA
- the ahpC gene encoding alkyl hydroperoxide reductase subunit C produces MALINKKIKPFSATAYKNGTFIPVSDADIAGKWAIFLFYPADFTFVCPTELGDLADHYEELQRLGVEVFSVSTDTHFTHKAWHDSSDTIGKIQFAMIGDPTLQISTNFEVLREDEGLADRGTFLVDPDGVIQFTEVTAEGIGRNAAELVRKVKAAQYVRNHPGEVCPAKWEEGEETLAPSLELVGKI; encoded by the coding sequence GTGGCCCTGATCAACAAGAAGATCAAGCCCTTCTCCGCCACCGCGTACAAGAATGGCACCTTCATCCCCGTGTCGGACGCCGACATCGCGGGCAAGTGGGCCATCTTCCTCTTCTACCCGGCCGACTTCACCTTCGTGTGCCCGACCGAGCTCGGCGACCTCGCCGACCACTACGAGGAGCTGCAGCGCCTCGGTGTCGAGGTGTTCTCGGTGTCCACCGACACCCACTTCACCCACAAGGCGTGGCACGACTCGTCCGACACCATCGGCAAGATCCAGTTCGCCATGATCGGCGACCCGACCCTGCAGATCAGCACCAACTTCGAGGTGCTGCGTGAGGACGAGGGCCTGGCCGACCGCGGCACCTTCCTGGTCGACCCCGACGGCGTCATCCAGTTCACCGAGGTCACCGCCGAGGGCATCGGCCGCAACGCCGCCGAACTGGTCCGCAAGGTCAAGGCCGCCCAGTACGTGCGCAACCACCCGGGCGAGGTCTGCCCAGCCAAGTGGGAAGAGGGCGAAGAGACCCTCGCCCCGTCGCTGGAACTCGTCGGCAAGATCTAA